A stretch of the Ornithodoros turicata isolate Travis chromosome 4, ASM3712646v1, whole genome shotgun sequence genome encodes the following:
- the LOC135392063 gene encoding rhomboid-related protein 4-like, whose amino-acid sequence MPISKAMSFLSLPLTLIGCACLRTHRPVTLVTIFLVAWISMKLRSRDPVELTEKEPPALPEEFCISAWAVIREGHFINLLTAPLMHTPNTYVTYTIVSFARKAQALESRLGTIRFFWLLLTTALLCGSMQIFCDLVMAGLYDEGYTHNCSYGLLGVVFAFKTMNSAASNTPFRLRVRRASDSRATTIVLPDSALSWMELVLASYIAPPSTRSYHFTGVVAGTCIVFVSRFVARRGYVIWTV is encoded by the exons ATGCCAATATCGAAGGCCATGTCATTCTTAAGCCTGCCGTTGACACTGATCGGGTGTGCGTGCCTTCGCACTCATCGGCCCGTCACCCTCGTCACCATCTTCCTTGTGGCTTGGATTTCCATGAAACTACGCAGCAGAGAC CCTGTGGAGCTGACCGAGAAGGAGCCTCCAGCGTTGCCTGAGGAGTTCTGCATCAGCGCCTGGGCGGTGATACGAGAGGGTCACTTTATCAACCTCCTCACGGCGCCCCTGATGCACACCCCTAACACCTACGTGACATATACCATCGTTTCTTTTGCACGAAAGGCACAGGCGCTGGAATCCAGGCTGGGCACCATCAG gTTTTTCTGGCTGCTATTGACAACAGCGCTCTTATGCGGCTCGATGCAAATTTTCTGCGACTTGGTCATGGCTGGGCTGTACGACGAAGGGTACACGCATAACTGTTCCTACGGTCTCCTGGGGGTCGTTTTCGCGTTTAAG ACGATGAACAGTGCCGCAAGCAACACCCCATTCCGGCTCCGCGTCCGAAGAGCGTCCGATTCCAGAGCGACGACGATAGTGTTGCCAGACAGCGCTCTGTCCTGGATGGAACTAGTCTTGGCGTCTTACATCGCGCCTCCGTCGACACGTTCTTACCACTTCACGGGTGTCGTGGCCGGCACATGCATCGTCTTCGTGTCACGGTTCGTCGCTCGACGCGGCTATGTTATATGGACAGTGTAA